The Nitrospirota bacterium DNA segment TATAATTGGCAACTGGGACGGAAGATGCTGTATCCCTACGAGGAGCGGCATCCCAAGTGGCAGTTTGCCTTTGTGTTCAACATCAACCGGTGCTTGGCCTGTCAGACCTGTTCGATGGCAGACAAGTCCACCTGGCTCTTCTCGAAGGGGCAGGAATACATGTGGTGGAACAACGTGGAAACCAAGCCGTACGGCGGGTACCCCCAGTTCTACGATGTGAAGATCACCCAGCTCATCGAGCAGGTGAATCCGGGCGGCCAGGTGTGGAACGTCCGGGTCGGACGGAAGCACCATGCGCCGTACGGCGTGTTCGAAGGGATGACCATTTTCGACGCGGGCGCCAAAGTGGGCCAGGCGGCGATCGGGTACATTCCGACGGACCAAGAATGGCGGTTCGTGAACATCTATGAAGACACGGCGACCTCGATGCGCGCCCTCGTGGAAGGCATCGACAAAACCGGGTTCTCACGGGACGAACCGTGGAAGATGACGGGCAGCAGTCTGCCGGAGCATGAAACGTTCTTTTTCTATCTCCAGCGGATTTGCAACCACTGCACGTATCCGGGCTGCTTGGCCGCCTGCCCGCGGAAGGCGATCTACAAGCGACCCGAAGACGGGATCGTGTTGATCGACCAGAACCGGTGCCGTGGGTACAAGAAGTGCGTGGAGCAGTGCCCCTTTAAGAAGCCGATGTATCGGGGCACCACACGCGTGTCTGAAAAGTGCATCGCGTGTTATCCGCGCATCGAAGGGAAAGACCCGTTGACGGGCGGCGAGCCGATGGAAACGCGGTGTATGGCCGCCTGCGTCGGCAAGATCCGGATGCAGAGCCTGATGCGCATCGGCGACGACGGCCTGTGGGCGGAAGACCGCTGGCACCCGCTCTACTACGCGATTCGCGTGGAGCAGGTGGCGCTGCCGCTGTACCCACAGTGGGGCACCGAGCCCAACGGGTTCTACATCCCGCCGCGGCACAGCCCTCGTGGCTATGCGCGTCAGATGTTTGGCCCGGGCGTCGACAACGCCATCGAGAAGTATCTCGTGCCCAGCCGTGAGCTGTTGGCGGTCCTCCAGTTGTGGAGAGCCAGCCAGCAGATCATCTTCCGGTACGATGTCATTCCGGGTCCGAAAGTGTTTGAAACCCAGATCCACGGGAAGCGGTTCGAGATGTACAACGATACCGTGTTGGGCTTCAACAAGTCGGGCAAGGAAGTGGCGCGTATTCAGGTCGAAGAGCCGATCTACATTCGGCCGGCCGAGCGCGTCACCTGGTTGTAAGATCAATCGGTGCAGCGTGGGAGGGGGGAGTTCCCCCTCCCACGAGAGAGAAGAGACTGTCGGCGGCACCATGAACATGGATGTGAAACGTAAAATAACGGCGAGCCTCTCCGTGGTGATTCCGCTGTTGTGTATCCTGGCGATTCAGGCGAGCTGCCTAAGCTGGTGGCAGGCGATGCAAGATGATCGTGAAACATACACGCAGGTTAAAGAAGAACTGCTCCGGCTCGAGCGTCTCGTGCCGGCCGTGGATAACGGGTTTCGAGGCTATGTCCTGATGAAGGAATCGATGTTTTTAGATCCCATGGTTGCGGCTGAAGGGAAAATACCGAGGCTGTTGGATCGCCTGGACAGTATGACGGACCCCTGGCCAGATCTTCAGAGTCGTATCCGGGTGCTATCCGGACGGGTGAATGAGCTACTGCAGGTCAAGCGCCGGCTCACGAAGGAGTTTGCTCAGGGGAATGAAGCGGAGGTGCTCTCCTACATCAGGGGAAAGGAAGGGGTGGTATTAGCCAATACCATCGCCCTCGCGTTCGAAGATCTGGCCAACAGGGTGGATCAGCGTGAACGTGCACAGATGCGGGATCGGGCCCAAGCGAAAACGTGGACCCATGTGATGTTCGTCCTCACGACGCTCGGGACGCTCGGCTTAGGGATGGGCATGGGCCGGATCGTGAGGATCTCAAACCAGGCGACCTTCGTCTCCGGCGTCAGTGTCTACGAGAAATAAGCCTGCCTCGATCATCCTGCCGTATCGCCAGAGGGTAGTTAGCGGGCATTGCTCGTTCACGGCTTTCGTGGTCTGTCCTTCAGGAGGGATGAGGCCAGGCCGGCAGCTTCCTTGACGAGGATGCCCATCTTCGAATGTGAAGGCTCAAGGTCCACTGGCCAGCCATAATGGCGCAGGCGCTCGCTGGCGGTCGGCCCGATGGATGCCACCATCATTTTTTTGCAGGCCTCTTTGAACTGCGCTGTGGTGCCTTCCTGTTCGAGTAACTGCATGACATGATCGATCTGCGCGGCGTTGGTGATCAACATCACCTGAACGGTGCCTGCGATGATCTCGCCAAGTACCTGCTTCAACGGGCCTGTGTCTTCTGGCAGCGCCCAACGGTAGATAGGCACGGGAAAGACTTCTGCGCCGCGTTGTCTCAGGGCTTCCAAGAGTTCAGGATTGGGTATGCCATATTCTTGCACGGCGACACGAAGGCCTTTGACTGGACGGTACTCGTCGAGCGTGGAGACCACCTCGATCCATGTATTCGGTTCCGGCACGGTGAGAGCCGGCGTAAGGCCCAGGGTCTTGAGGGCCGCGACCGACTTGGGGCCACGAGCGACGAGGGCCGTGTGCGTGAGCCCCGCGATGATTGAGGCCATGGGATGGCACGAACGGAGAATGTCGAAGAGGGTTGTGGTGCCGATGCCCGTCATCAGGATGAGGATATCGACCGATCCATCGATCAATATTGCGCCGAACCGCAATGCCGCGAGGTTGTCCTGGATGGGAATTTCGTGGAGGGCAGGAGCCACGCGTGCATGCCCGCCATGATGCTCGATCAGCCGGGTCATCTCCCTGGCCATACGGCTTTCGAATGCTGCGACCGTCAGGCCAGAGAATCCCTGTCCGCTCATGGCGATCTCTATTGGACCGGTGGCGTGATGGCGCAGCGGAAACCCGTCGATTCGTTCCGAATCGTCAGATCGCTGTCCACGCGCGTGAAGATGCGGACCGTGGGAGTCTCATTTTGCCATCCGGCGCCCCGAATGACTTTCTTGATGCCGCTCTCAGGGCCTTGGGGATTCTTCGCCGGGCTCTTCTCGTAGTAACGAGCGTCGTACCAGTCGTTGACCCATTCCCAGACGTTGCCGGCCATATCGTAGGCGCCGAAGGGGCTCTTGCCCAATTCATAACTTCCCACGGGCATCAGCGTCTTTTCGCCGATCCACTTTTGATTGAAATTGAGATGTTTCACGGTGGGCTCGACATTCCCCCAGGGGAATCGTCGATCGGTCGTGCCCTTTGCCGCTTTTTCCCATTCGGCTTCGGTGGGGAGGCGTTTGCCGGCCCAGGCGCAATAGGCTTCCGCATCGAACCAATCCACATTGATCACGGGCCGGTCGGTCAGTGACTCAGCGATCGTGTTGCCTTGCCAGAGGTTGCGCGTCGGGTTCTTGGGATTTTGTGGAACACGATGGCCTGTGGCTTTGACGAATTCCAGATATCGACCGTTCGTCACTTCGAATTTGTCGATAAAAAAGATGTCCACAAACACGTCATGCCGTGGGTACTCGTCGCGTCCGCCATCCCGGTCTCCATGTGGGACTCCCATCGGAAAAGAGCCGGCCGGGACCACGACCATCGGTGCGCCGTCTTTACCCGTTGGCGGTGTGAGCAGCGCCTGAGGCGATTGGTCGGCTGCGAAGACCGGAGAGAGGGTGAGCAGCGTACCGAGTACAGTCGAAACAAGCCGTAGTGGGATAGACATCGTGGGGGACTCCTTATTCAAGATCTGAAGGAGCATCGTATCATAGCCGGGCGAGGAAGCGCAGCCGTCAGCTGTTCGAATTGTGTTCTCGTTCGTTGGGTTTTTCGTTGACGGAGGAGGAAGGGCTCCCTACTATACGGACAGGATTGAGGATGATTATGAGTGCTCCACTCCATCGAGGTTTGCGACATGTGGCGCTGCGCGTCACGAATCTCGTTCGTTCGCGCATGTTCTATGAACAGCTGCTGGGCATGAAGGTCGTATGGGAGCCGGATTCTGACAATGTGTATTTCAGCTCCGGTTCCGATAATTTTGCGCTGCACCAGATCCCGCCGTCGGAGCTAGCGGTCTATCAACCGGTGAAGGGGCAATTGTTGGATCACGTCGGCGTCATTCTTGAGAGCCCTGAGGCAGTCGATAGGATGTATCGAGACGTCGAGCCTCGTCTTACGAAACTAGGCGGGCAGGTCGAGAAGCTGCCGAAGCAACATCGCGACGGGAGTTATTCCTTTTACTTTTCCGACCCCGATGGGAACGTCATTCAAGCTCTGTTCGAGCCCACCATCAGCAAGCTTACATGGGAAGTGACGAGTGATCGGTGATGCGTGATCGGTTGAAAGACAGGCATCGGTCCGTTCCGCACCCATCACCCATCATTCTTCACACATCACGATCATGAAGATCTGGGACAGTCTGCCGAAACATCAGTATCTGAGTCTCGCGCCCTGGGCCTGGGTTCAACTCGAAAGCGCCGAGGCTCCGGGGCCCTTTCCCTTTGTTGCAGGGGTCGCGCCGGAAGTCGTCGCCAGTCTCCAAGAGGCCCATAGCCTCATGGCCAGCGCGATTGATACGGCGATCAGCGATGTATTTTCCAAGCGGGCTCCGGTCGACGACCCTGATCGCCAGCGACGATTGGAAGATGCCTATGCGGAGGCGATCCGCGCACGTCCCTATCTGCAGCAGCACATTCGCTGTGGACGGAAGCCGGATGGGACGTTTCAATGGGAGTTTCCGACCGACCCCTCCAAGTCCACCACGGTCACCAACGGTGGGCTCAGAATCTTCCACTCTGTGAAACGGCAAGCCATTCCGATCGGGTTCGACCAACGGCAGTTGGGGCCGGTGGTCGGCAAAGTTCTCGGGTTGTTGGACGGTACGCACCAGGCCGACGAAATACGAACGGTGGTGGCAACTTCGGGGCGAGACGGTGAACGCCTGCTCACACGATTGATCGAATCCCTTCACCAGCATGAATGTTTAGTCAGCTCGAACACCGCCTCTGTCAGATCCCGTTGGTTCGAGACGGTCCAGGATCAAGACATGGTCCATCTCGGTCATGCCGCGTTGCTGTACCGGCAACGGGAGCAGGCGCTGCTGTTCGATCCCTGGCTGCTTCCCTGGTTTGCGGAATCTTCTATCCCGTCGCTGTGGGGATCGCTCTTGCCCAAGCCGGCTGCGGTGTTCTTAACGCATGATCACGACGATCATGTGGATCCTCGTACGCTGTTGCACCTGCCTAAAGACACGCCCATCGTCGTACCGAGCCGAAGGAATCGGCGGATGTTCTCCTACGATTACCTGTCGCTCTTGCGAGAACTGGGATTCGGTCGCGTGATCGAACTGGCCCATGGAGAACGTTGGGACTTCGAAGGAGGGGCCGTCTACTCCGTACCGTTCTATGGCGAAGATCCCTGCGATCTTGAGATGCCGCGCAATTGTTATCTCATCGCCGATCGGGGCTATAACGTGCTCGTGCATGCGGACAGCGGGCCGACGAATAGCGGCAAGTCCGCCCTCAAGGATGGCGTGATCCAGTCACTCGTGCAGCAGCATGGCCCGATCCCATTGGTATTTGCGTCACAACAGCAGCTACTCGAAATCCGTGGCCATGCGGCTCATGCTGCCTTGTCGCATCCTGGGAAATGGCTCGATGTGGGAGAGAACGGCTATCTCACGAACGAATATCTTGCCGAGGTGTGCGCGGCGGCGCAGGCCAAACTCTTCGTGTCCTATGCCACCGGCGGCGCAGATTGGTACCCGGACCATCTCTCGTTCATGTTCAGCCAACGGAATCCCGCCCGTACCGCCCTGTTGACGGCCCATTGGGAACGGCCCGAAATGCTCAAAGATCTTCTTTCCACGTACGGATGCGGGTATCATCACGGCCATGCCTTGGATCTGTTCCGCCGCACGACCGAGGGGCAGGTGGAACCGATGAAGACCGGGGAGTCCTTGACGCCTCTGTCGCTCTACCGTCTCGACCATGGCGATCCGCCGTTTATGAATGCCAGCCGCACCACACCATCTCGATAACTCAAGAAGGACTCACTATGGCCACGCGCAAGACTCAGAAGGCTCCGATCCTCGTGACCGGTGCCGCCGGATTCATCGGCTTTCATACCGCCACCAGATTGCTGGAGCGAGGCGAGCAAGTGATCGGGCTCGACAACCTGAACGACTACTACGACGTGCGATTGAAAAAGGCGCGGCTCGCGAAGCTCAAGGCCTTCAAGTCGTTCTCGTTCACGAAGCTCGATCTGGCCAATCGGGCCGGCATGAAGAAGCTGTTTGCGAAGCAACCGATCCGGCGTGTGGTCCATCTGGCGGCGCAAGCCGGGGTGCGCTATTCATTGGTCAACCCGCATGCCTACACCGATAGTAATATCGAAGGGTTTTTGAACATTCTGGAAGGCTGCCGGCATACGAAGGTCGAGCATCTGGTTTATGCCTCGTCGAGTTCCGTCTATGGCGGCAATACCCAGATGCCGTTTTCGATTCACGATAACGTCGACCATCCGGTGTCCCTCTACGCGGCCAGCAAGAAGGCCAACGAACTGATGGCCCATTGTTACGCACATCTCTACCGGATGCCCTGTACGGGTCTGCGGTTTTTTACCGTCTATGGGCCCTGGGGAAGGCCTGACATGGCTCTCTTCATCTTTACGAAGGCGATTCTGGAGGGGAAGCCGATCGAGGTCTATAACCATGGAAAGATGCGCCGGGACTTTACCTATGTCGATGACATCGTCGAAGGCGTGATCAGAACCCTGGATCATACGGCGACGCCCAATCCTGCCTGGTCCGGAGACAAGCCCGATCCCGGAACCAGCTCAGCGCCGGCCCGGATCTACAATATCGGGAATCATCAGCCGGTTGAGCTGTTACAGTTTATCGAGGTGTTGGAGCAGGCGTTAGGCAAGAAGGCGGTGAAGAAACTTTTGCCGATTCAGCCGGGCGATGTGCCGGCAACCTATGCGGATGTCGAAGACCTGACGCGAGATGTTGGATTTGCTCCAGCGACGTCGATCGAGGACGGCATCGGGCGGTTCGTGAAGTGGTATCGGGAGTTCTACAAAAAGTAAGGGGCGCCAGCCCTTCAGATCAGCCGGCGCCCCTTAGGTCTCTCGCTCTCAGCTGACTGTTAGGGGCAGCCGATCGGCACAAATCCCTGCCCGAACATTTTCGATAACGTGACGTATCGCGCGTTGTCGTAGAAGGAATAACTCGCGCCCCGTTGATTCCTGCCTGAAAGATCTCCGCCATACGAGGGATCCGCCCCGTAGAAGAATCCGCCACGGGTTTTCTCCGCAAGATGGAGCCATTCCCCGTACTTTGCACAGACCTCAGCCTGAACTGCCCCCGTTGACGCGACGCTGGCATGCCAATCTTTGGCCCAATCGGGGACGGTCTGCCCTCCACCGTTCGTACCAGCCTGATTGTGGTCAGAGTACGGAGGGATATCGTAGTGAGGTGCCATTGCCACGGTCGGGCGATAGGTCGGCATGTCATCAAGGGAGGGTACGACGGAGAGAGGTTTGAGGGTCATCATGGTGCAGCCAGGAAGGTCCTTATTCGTGTAGAGGGTGCTCCCGTCTGCTTGAGTACATTGGCGCATCTGTAAGGGATCGGAGGCGATGGTGGCATCGGAGAATGCCGGCGTGGAAGTCAGGGTGAGGACCGCAGATGCGATCACGAACGCCTGGGCTAGTTGCATAGGGCACCTCCCCTGAGACGGTGGAACAGACAGGAATTGCATCTTCATTCACCTTTGTAAAATGATACTCACCGATGGTGACGGTACGTTAGTCCACCGGAGACAAAACCGTCTATTCATCTTTCGAGGGGGGTTCTGCTATCGACCTGACTGTTGGCGGAGCGGTGTTGGTGGCCGATTTGCCGAGATGAGACGGAGGACTGCTTCCGGGGTGACGCCCGCGAGGTTCGGCAGGATATAATCGGCTTCTCCCAATTTTTCAGCAGGATACGTCGTGGCGAGGGCGAGGACTGCCATTCCGGCTCCGTGAGCCGATTGAATGCCGGCCAGCGAGTCTTCGACGACCAGGCATTCCCCGGCTGTGATGAGGGGTGGGCGGGGTTCCTGGGCATTCACTAATTTGAGCGTGTGGCGATAGATTGCCGGGTCCGGTTTGCCGATCGCGCAGTCGTCTGCCGACACCACGACCGGGAAGTCGCGCGCAATGGCCGTGTCGCGCAGGGCATGGTCGATTTGCTGTCGTCTGCCTCCGGTGGCAATGGCTAATCGATACTGTGCTGTGGCTCGTTTCACAAACTCAACGACGCCGGGGAAGAGGGCTGGTTTGTGGCGGGAGGTGTATTCACGGAAGAGCGTCGCTTTGCGCTCCATGATGGCCGACAAGACATTCCGGTCACAGGTATGGTCGCGTACAGCGAGGAGCGCAGTGGCACAGGTCCGTTCATCCATACCCAGATAGGTGCCGTAGTATTCTTCTTTCGTGAGCGAGAGACCGGCCTCGGCCAATGCTTGCTGGAAACAATGCAGGTGCGGTGCCTCGTCGTCGGCGATGACGCCATTGAAGTCGAAAATGATTGCACGGATCATGTTGGGGCCTCGGCTCGTCGTTCAGTGCAGCCACTGTAGCGAAACCCATTTCATTGAACAAGCAGCTTTGCCTTGTTCCCGCATCGTGGCTAGGGTATTCTCCGGTCTGAGTTCGTGAAACGTGAGGCGTAAAACATGACGTGTTCGAAGAACCTCTCTTACCTAACATCCGCAGTCCTTACAGGTGATCAACTCCCTGTATGACCGACTACGGCGTGCTCGCAAATCTGCTCGTGATCTTTTCGGTGTCGATTGCCGTCGTCTTCGTCTTCCATCAGTTCAGGCTTCCCTCGATCGCGGGATTTTTGGTCGCAGGCGCCCTCATTGGCCCCCACGGGTTGAACCTGATCTCGGATATCGGCACGGTCCAGGTGCTGGCGGAGATCGGGGTCGTGCTGCTCCTCTTCACGATCGGCATCGAATTCTCGCTGGCGCAATTGGCCTCGTTGCGCCGCCTCATGTTTCTGGCCGCACCAATTCAGGTCGGCGGCGTGCTGGTGATTGCGTGGCTCGGGGCGATGCTTGTCGGACTGTCCTGGAGGCAGGGACTGTTCTGGGGATTTCTCTTCTCCCTGAGCAGCACGGCGATTGTGCTCAAGACCCTGGCCGAACGGGGAGACAGCGACTCGATCCATGGCCGGGCCACGATCGGGATTCTCGTTTTTCAGGACTTGGCCGTCGTTCCCATGATGCTCCTGACGCCGATTCTTGCCAGCCAATCGGACATAGGCGGGTTGGCGATTCTGCTCACCCTGGGGAAGTCGGTACTAGTCGTCATGCTCGTCATCGCCGCCGCCTGGTACCTGGTCCCTAAACTCTTAGAGCATATCGTCCGCAGCCGCAGTCGCGAGCTGTTCCTGTTGACGATCATCGTCCTCTGTCTCGGCATCGCCTGGCTCACCTCCCTCGGCGGGCTCTCGTTGGCGCTGGGCGCGTTCATTGCCGGAATGGTCATTTCCGAGTCGAAGTACAGCCATCAGGCCATGGCCGAAGTGCTGCCGTTCCGAGACAGTTTCAATAGCCTCTTTTTTGTGTCGATCGGCATCCTCATGGACTGGCGCGTGTTGTTCACGCACCCGTTGCCGGTGGCTGGGCTCCTGGTGACGATACTGTTGGTGAAGTTTGTCGCCGGGGCCGGAGCGGTGTTGTTGGCGGATGTCCCTCCACGTTCGGCGGTATTGGTTGGCGTCGCCCTGGCCCAGGTCGGAGAGTTTAGTTTCTTGTTGGCCCAGCAGGGGCAGGAGACCGGCTTTCTGCGTGGGGATCCCTATCAGATTTTTCTGGCGGTCTCGGTGCTCTCCATGATCGTGACGCCGTTTCTCATGCAGTGGTCGCCGCACCTGGCCCGGCGCGTGGAGGCATGGCAACGGCTTCATCATTGGCTGCCCAGTCGCACCACCGCCCACGTCATGCAGACCGAGAGTAAGCAGATCCGGATGAAGGACCACGTCATTATTGTGGGGTATGGGTTGAACGGAAGGAATCTCGCACGTGTCCTGAGCGAAACGGAGATCCCGTACCTGGCTTTGGATCTCAATGGCGATACCGTTACTCGCGAAGCGAAACATGGGGTGCCGGTCTACTACGGCGATGCCACGAACCCGAACGTCTTGCGGCATATGAAGATCGATGATGCCAAGGTGTTGGTGGTTGCCATCTCAGATCCCTTTGTCACCAGACGGACGGTGCAGGTTGCCAAAGGACTCAATCCGAAAGTGCATGTCGTCGTGCGAACTCGGTATCTGCGCGAACTTGAGGAACTGCACCAGCTCGGCGCGGATGATGTGGTACCGGAGGAGTTTGAAACCTCCATCGAAATTTTCGCCCTGGTGCTCCGTACCTATAAATTGCCGCAGGACTTTGTCATGCAGAAGGCCGAACAGGTTCGCCGTGAAGGCTATGCGTTACTTCGGCGCAGCGAGTTGCCCGAACTGGCGCATCATCTTCGTGGCGGGACCTTAACCGATGCGGAAGTCGAAACATGCCGTATCGAGGACGATTCGCCGGCGCGGGGGAAGACGCTAACGGAGATTTCTCTCCGTCCTCGAACGGGCGCGTCGGTCATCGCCTGGACCAGAGCGGGGGTGACGCAATCGAATCCATCGGAGAAGACTCGGCTGATGGCGGGCGATATTGTGGTGCTGCTCGGTTCGCGTGCCCAGATCAGGCAGGCGATGGGGCTCCTGGTGGAGACGGGTTCGAAGTGAGCCGTTACCGTCTTGCCGTCGTCATGAGCTGGTAGGCCTCCTCCAGCGTGGCCACTTCAAGGATCGTCACGTGCCATCTCGTTGCCAGCTGGGAGAGATCCCCGTCTGGTGAGTTGAGTTGCCCACGGGGGATGAGCAGGGTCTTAAACTGTGCGCGGGCTGCCGCTTCGATTTTGCTGGGAAGCGCACCGACCGCTTCGATCCGACCGTCCTGCATGATTTTTCCGGTCAGTGCGACGTCCGACGTGATTTCGTCGCCTCGCCAAGCCGCCACAATGCCCACCGCGACAGCGCTGCTTGCGCTGGCTCCCTCGGTCAACGAGTTGTATGACCGGTTCTTGATCGTGATCACCCATTCTCGTCCGTCCTCTCCCATGGCCTTCGTGGCAGCCGCGACTGCCTGCTTCACGCCTTCTTTCCAATCTTCGCTGACGGCTGAACCGCCACCGAGGTGAATTTCATTGAAGAGGATTGTCGGCCCCTCCCGTCGAGGGTCTTTGTCGAGTTGGAGCACGATGTAGTGGACCGTACCGGTCTGCCCATTGGCGAGCACGCCCAGGGCCGGCACCGTGGCAAAACGATGTTGATCGGCTGACCACAGGGGAACGGTTTGGGTGCAACACATGATGGTGGAGAGCAGGAGTATCAGCCGAAGTCTATGTCGAGTCGTGCCGTGGTCCGCCATGGAAGTGAGTAGGCTTAACTCCTCCAGCGTAGCGTGACTCGTTCTTTGAGCGGATGGTCGAGGGGCTGCCCTGTCTGCACCGATGCCAGATGTGCGGCCTTCAATTTGTAGTACCACTTGGCCGGCGTATCGGCATCGTCGATGAGCATCAAGGAGGGCTTGTAACGTAACCCCACCGCTTGGCGCTCCATCGCTTCTCGGTCCTGCGCCATGAAAATGTTGGCGAAGTAGCGAAAGATACTCTTGGAAAACGGCACCCAGCCGAGGCAGTTCCAGGCTGCAGTAAAATCGACGCGGCATTGCTGGTCCGTGATCGGCGTGACGGTGGCGCGGCTGGACACGAACAGCGATCCGGACTGGACGAACTCAAACCGCTGGTTGGGCAGCACAAAGTCGATGGTCGTCGTGAGCGGTCCGCCGTAAATCATGTTCAGGAGCTTATAGGGTCCGCTGTTCTTTGACGGCGCATGCGGCACCATGCGGAAGCCGTTGGGAATCGGTTCAAAGGCCTTGGCCTTTTCGTGCATGCTCGCCTGGGTGCGCCACCAGGAGCTCTGGTGCACAAAGGGGCCGTGAGCCGGGTCCATCAAGCCGACGATCCCGTCGTCGATGGTGCAATCCAGCAAGGTCGAGATGTGAGTCATCCGATAGGGGGATGAGGGCAGCGGCAGTGGCGGCACGTCCGGGACGATCTGATTCGGTCGTTGTGGGTCGGGAATGAACACCCACACATAGCCGTCCCGTTCACGGCAGGCATAGGTGGTGATGCCGATTTTATCCGGTTGAATGGGGGAGTTGTCGACGAGCGCGGGAATC contains these protein-coding regions:
- a CDS encoding S16 family serine protease, with amino-acid sequence MADHGTTRHRLRLILLLSTIMCCTQTVPLWSADQHRFATVPALGVLANGQTGTVHYIVLQLDKDPRREGPTILFNEIHLGGGSAVSEDWKEGVKQAVAAATKAMGEDGREWVITIKNRSYNSLTEGASASSAVAVGIVAAWRGDEITSDVALTGKIMQDGRIEAVGALPSKIEAAARAQFKTLLIPRGQLNSPDGDLSQLATRWHVTILEVATLEEAYQLMTTARR
- a CDS encoding aromatic ring-hydroxylating dioxygenase subunit alpha is translated as MNSDFITEIKPSKSAPLLGFWYPACLSSELAPDSLKGTVLLGLPILVCKTAQGAVAAMRDICPHRGMPLSFGKMNGDCVECAYHGWQFNQAGRCQGIPALVDNSPIQPDKIGITTYACRERDGYVWVFIPDPQRPNQIVPDVPPLPLPSSPYRMTHISTLLDCTIDDGIVGLMDPAHGPFVHQSSWWRTQASMHEKAKAFEPIPNGFRMVPHAPSKNSGPYKLLNMIYGGPLTTTIDFVLPNQRFEFVQSGSLFVSSRATVTPITDQQCRVDFTAAWNCLGWVPFSKSIFRYFANIFMAQDREAMERQAVGLRYKPSLMLIDDADTPAKWYYKLKAAHLASVQTGQPLDHPLKERVTLRWRS